The following proteins come from a genomic window of Aequorivita marisscotiae:
- a CDS encoding DUF7033 domain-containing protein, giving the protein MLLIYTQKLTPRISYIFKHICLRILGIDVIFTSVIDEFIAHTGPKISYGKKPLGNEMFFQSDGLLEQQGLEAIEVTVKKWNNTYGFFSVSNISTLPFDIFAASFFMLTRYEEYLPHVKDEKGRFMASESLAYKEGFLQQPIVDIWAYIFKEKLLSAFPEINFPAKKIAIHPVIKAAQPYAYKQKGFFRSLVGYFHSLARGKFREIISRTQVLIGYKRDPIDTFKWMINIANRSNFKLTVFFLLGNALSFNESMNTHRQKFKLLIKYVSDYKDVGLIFSYNALKNYNVLKTEKRRMEEITNRALDSSMNSEFLVNLPDIYRHLVELEVYRDFTMVFRDTIGFRAGTCTPFLFYDLDFEIKTPLVVHPAAMTTFAFQKKYASDIDKIVGQTIAEVEKVNGTFTMIFSNKDFSSEANNKVWRAIFSEKLQKYAV; this is encoded by the coding sequence ATGCTATTAATCTACACCCAAAAACTTACGCCCCGAATTTCTTATATTTTTAAGCACATCTGTCTGCGTATTTTGGGTATCGATGTAATTTTTACCTCGGTAATCGATGAATTTATAGCACATACAGGTCCAAAAATATCATACGGTAAAAAGCCGCTCGGGAACGAAATGTTCTTTCAAAGCGATGGTCTTTTGGAACAGCAAGGACTGGAAGCTATCGAGGTTACGGTAAAAAAATGGAACAATACATACGGTTTTTTTTCAGTATCTAACATTAGCACCCTGCCTTTTGATATTTTTGCAGCCAGCTTTTTTATGCTAACCCGCTATGAAGAGTATTTACCCCACGTTAAAGATGAAAAGGGACGCTTTATGGCTTCCGAAAGTCTGGCGTATAAAGAAGGGTTTTTACAGCAGCCCATTGTAGATATCTGGGCTTACATTTTTAAAGAGAAACTTTTATCTGCTTTTCCAGAAATTAATTTTCCTGCAAAAAAGATAGCAATCCATCCTGTAATTAAAGCAGCCCAACCTTATGCTTATAAGCAAAAGGGGTTTTTTCGGTCCTTGGTGGGTTATTTCCACAGTCTGGCTCGGGGAAAATTTAGAGAAATAATTAGCCGAACCCAGGTATTAATAGGATATAAACGCGATCCGATAGACACTTTTAAGTGGATGATAAATATTGCAAATCGCAGTAATTTTAAACTAACCGTTTTTTTCCTATTGGGCAATGCTTTGTCATTTAATGAAAGTATGAACACGCACAGGCAAAAGTTTAAATTACTCATTAAATATGTGTCTGATTATAAGGATGTGGGCCTTATTTTTTCGTACAATGCCCTAAAAAATTACAATGTTTTAAAAACTGAAAAACGCAGAATGGAAGAAATAACAAACCGTGCGTTGGACAGTTCTATGAATTCTGAATTTTTAGTGAATTTACCCGATATTTACCGGCATTTGGTAGAGTTGGAGGTGTATCGAGATTTTACGATGGTTTTTCGCGATACCATAGGCTTTAGGGCCGGAACTTGCACTCCTTTTCTTTTTTACGATTTAGATTTTGAAATTAAAACCCCATTGGTAGTGCATCCGGCGGCTATGACAACTTTTGCATTTCAAAAGAAGTACGCTTCGGATATTGACAAAATTGTTGGGCAAACTATTGCCGAAGTTGAAAAGGTAAACGGTACTTTTACCATGATTTTTTCAAATAAGGATTTTTCTTCTGAAGCAAACAACAAAGTTTGGCGCGCTATCTTTTCAGAAAAACTACAGAAATATGCAGTATAG
- a CDS encoding YjjG family noncanonical pyrimidine nucleotidase: protein MQYSGITDVFFDLDHTLWDFDRNSGLAFQRVFQKHKIELPLADFLKVYEPINLQYWKKYREDRVSKEELRRGRLTETFATFKLKFPLETIDSLAHCYIEELPVDNHLFMGAIEILEYLSPKYKLHIITNGFEEVQHLKLKNSGIKQYFNTVTTSEETGLKKPHPVIFETALTKAAVNSKSSIMIGDSFEADILGAKNAGMHTLFFNYRKENVSIASFAINELSEIKNHL, encoded by the coding sequence ATGCAGTATAGCGGTATTACAGACGTTTTTTTTGACCTTGACCACACACTTTGGGATTTTGACCGAAATTCTGGTTTGGCGTTTCAAAGAGTATTTCAAAAGCATAAAATTGAATTGCCTTTGGCTGATTTTCTGAAGGTTTACGAACCGATAAATCTTCAATACTGGAAAAAATATCGCGAAGATAGAGTTTCAAAAGAAGAATTGCGACGTGGACGCTTAACCGAAACCTTCGCAACTTTTAAACTAAAATTTCCTTTGGAAACTATAGACTCTTTGGCGCATTGCTATATAGAGGAACTTCCTGTGGACAACCATCTTTTTATGGGTGCAATAGAAATTCTGGAGTATCTTTCGCCTAAATATAAACTGCATATTATAACAAATGGATTTGAAGAAGTGCAGCATTTAAAGCTTAAAAATAGTGGCATAAAACAATATTTTAACACAGTTACAACTTCCGAGGAAACAGGTTTAAAAAAGCCGCACCCGGTTATTTTTGAAACTGCCCTAACCAAGGCTGCGGTTAATTCGAAAAGCAGTATAATGATTGGCGATAGTTTTGAAGCAGATATTTTGGGAGCCAAAAACGCCGGTATGCACACCCTATTTTTTAATTACAGAAAGGAAAATGTTTCAATTGCAAGTTTTGCAATCAACGAACTTTCTGAAATAAAAAACCATCTGTAA